The Branchiostoma floridae strain S238N-H82 chromosome 10, Bfl_VNyyK, whole genome shotgun sequence genome has a segment encoding these proteins:
- the LOC118424131 gene encoding ATP-dependent RNA helicase DDX42-like → MNWNKGGGGHKRGFGFGGFALGKKEEGRKGGGPNYGMVPPVGQGQGVFTNMDITVGRKRHAMSDEQSYFDDDDDDEGNVPAVSPGRKPADSDEDSEEDPLDSFMAQVETAAARDLENMGKKDEKKTKEERFDIEEMDDQESYFKYMEENPLAGVNPDDDDPIVEYDEDGNPIVPEKSKIIDPLPPTDHLEIDYQTFEKNFYEEHTDISNLSPAEVNELRRKLDIRISGAAPPKLVTSFAHFGFDEQLLHQIRKSEYSQPTPIQAQGIPVALSGRDIIGIAKTGSGKTAAFVWPMLVHIMDQKELEPGDGPIGLICAPTRELSQQIYAEAKRFGKCYGLSVVAAYGGGSMWEQTKALQLGAEIVVCTPGRLIDLVKKKATNLQRVTYLVFDEADRMFDMGFEPQVRSIANHVRPDRQTLLFSATFKKRIERLCRDILMDPIKVVQGDLGEANEDVQQIVEIFPAGPPKWQWLTRRLVEFTSVGSVLIFVTKKANSEELASNLKAQDFEAGLLHGDMDQSERNKVISDFKKKTIPVMVATDVAARGLDIPSIKTVVNYDVARDIDTHTHRIGRTGRAGEKGVAYTLITTKDVHFAPHLVRNLEGANQRVPEELMNLAMQNNWFRKNRFKGGRGKKITGFQKRERPGLGADLSSGGGKNDDYGEDDDDGNMSVPMTYSTFGGDNAYSAGASRTAAGPQSDRLSALKSAFMNQYQRNFQSASDSNKPSFKSGSSLSTVGAPGGVGGFQSGSSLSTVKAPGGMSGFQSGTSLSTVKAPGGMSGFQSGSSLSTVGTSGSKGGFQSAGSLHTVSSPTGPSGGGGADKFTNFAVPKDPVTSPSALSRAHNSPGSRFGSSSGSSSSSHRDRDRDRDRHRDHHDHDRSRDRDRDRDRDRDRHRDRDRNRDHDRHRHDKDRDRDTDGFKAPGPVSSPPSSKPPKSKRSRWDS, encoded by the exons ATGAACTGGAATAAAGGCGGAGGGGGCCATAAGAGAGGGTTTGGCTTTGGCGGCTTTGCTCTCGGCAAGAAGGAAGAGGGGAGGAAAGGTGGCGGCCCCAACTATGGAATGGTTCCTCCCGTGGGTCAGGGTCAAGGTGTGTTCACCAACATGGACATCACTGTGGGGAGGAAGAGACACGCCATGAGTGATGAACAGAG TtactttgatgatgatgatgacgatgaagGGAACGTGCCGGCCGTCAGTCCCGGACGTAAACCTGCCGACAGTGATGAAGACAGTGAAGAGGACCCCCTGGACTCTTTCATGGCTCAG GTGGAAACTGCAGCAGCTAGAGATTTGGAGAACATGGGCAAGAAAGATGAGAAGAAGACAAA agaaGAGAGATTTGACATAGAAGAAATGGATGACCAG GAATCGTACTTTAAGTACATGGAAGAGAATCCCCTAGCAGGGGTGaacccggatgatgatgatcctATTGTTGAGTACGATGAAGATGGAAACCCCATTGTACCCGAAAAATCCAAAATCATTGACCCCCTGCCTCCCACAGACCACTTGGAG ATTGATTACCAGACGTTTGAAAAGAACTTCTACGAAGAACACACAGATATCTCCAACCTCTCACCGGCGGAGGTCAACGAACTCAGAAGAAAGTTGGACATAAGG ataTCAGGTGCAGCCCCACCCAAACTGGTGACCAGTTTTGCCCACTTTGGTTTTGACGAGCAGCTCCTGCATCAGATCAGGAAGTCTGAATACTCCCAGCCAACCCCCATCCAGGCtcag GGCATCCCTGTGGCCCTAAGTGGCAGAGACATCATCGGGATCGCAAAGACGGGCAGCGGTAAGACGGCGGCGTTCGTGTGGCCCATGCTGGTGCATATTATGGACCAGAAGGAGTTAGAGCCGGGGGACGGACCCATAGGGCTCATCTGTGCTCCAACCAGGGAACTGTCACAGCAA aTCTATGCTGAAGCTAAGAGGTTTGGGAAGTGTTATGGCCTGTCAGTGGTGGCTGCTTATGGAGGAGGGAGCATGTGGGAACAGACCAAGGCTCTGCAACTGGGCGCTGAGATTGTTGTGTGCACTCCG GGTCGTCTGATAGACCTTGTGAAGAAGAAAGCCACCAACCTGCAGAGAGTGACGTATCTGGTGTTTGATGAGGCAGACAGGATGTTTGACATGGGATTTG AGCCACAAGTCAGGTCTATAGCCAATCACGTCAGACCAGACAGACAGA CCCTACTGTTCAGTGCCACCTTTAAGAAGAGAATAGAGAGGCTGTGCAGAGACATTCTCATGGACCCCATCAAGGTGGTGCAGGGCGACCTGGGAGAG GCTAATGAAGACGTTCAGCAGATAGTTGAGATCTTCCCGGCAGGTCCACCCAAGTGGCAGTGGCTGACCAGGAGACTGGTGGAGTTTACTTCAG TTGGCAGTGTTCTCATCTTTGTGACCAAAAAGGCCAACAGTGAAGAGCTGGCCTCCAACCTGAAGGCTCAAGACTTTGAAG CCGGTTTGCTCCACGGAGACATGGACCAGAGTGAGAGGAACAAAGTTATCTCTGACTTCAAGAAGAAAACCATCCCAGTAATGGTAGCTACAGATGTGGCAG CTCGTGGTTTGGACATTCCCTCTATCAAGACTGTAGTGAACTATGACGTGGCTCGAGACATCGACACACACACCCACAGGATCGGTAGAACTGGAAGGGCTG GTGAGAAGGGTGTGGCCTACACCTTGATAACCACTAAGGATGTGCACTTCGCCCCTCACCTGGTGAGGAACCTGGAAGGAGCCAATCAGAGAGTACCTGAGGAGCTCATGAACCTGGCCATGCAG AACAACTGGTTTAGGAAGAACCGGTTCAAGGGAGGACGAGGCAAGAAGATCACCGGCTTTCAGAAGAGAGAGAGACCTGGACTCGGGGCAGAT CTCAGTAGCGGAGGCGGCAAGAATGATGACTATGgggaggatgatgatgatgggaaCATGTCCGTCCCAATGACCTACAGCACCTTTGGAGGGGACAACGCTTACTCTGCCGGCGCCAGTCGCACGGCCGCCGGACCCCAGAGTGACCGACTGTCTGCACTGAAAAGTGCCTTCATG AACCAATACCAGAGGAACTTCCAGTCTGCGAGCGACTCGAACAAGCCGTCCTTCAAAAGTGGGAGCAGCCTGAGCACAGTGGGGGCGCCTGGAGGCGTGGGGGGATTCCAGAGTGGGAGTAGCCTGAGTACAGTGAAGGCACCAGGAGGCATGTCAGGGTTTCAGAGTGGTACCAGTCTGAGTACAGTGAAGGCACCAGGAGGCATGTCAGGGTTTCAGAGCGGGAGCAGTCTGAGCACCGTGGGGACGTCGGGAAGTAAAGGAGGGTTCCAGAGTGCAGGCAGTCTCCACACGGTTAGCAGCCCTACTGGTCCCAGTGGCGGTGGAGGAGCAGACAAATTC ACAAACTTTGCTGTTCCAAAGGACCCTGTCACCAGCCCTTCAGCACTGAGCAGAGCACACAATTCGCCAGGCAGCAGATTCGGCAGTTCCTCTGGTAGCAGCAGCAGTTCGCACAGAGATCGGGACAGGGATCGCGATCGGCACAGGGATCACCACGACCACGACAGGAGTCGGGACCGCGACAGGGACCGGGACCGTGATCGGGACAGGCACCGGGATCGGGACAGAAACAGGGATCACGACCGCCACAGGCACGACAAGGACCGAGACAGGGACACTGACGGTTTCAAAGCGCCCGGCCCTGTATCGTCACCGCCAAGTTCAAAGCCACCAAAGTCAAAGAGAAGCAGATGGGACTCTTAG
- the LOC118424130 gene encoding uncharacterized protein LOC118424130 has translation MSRVADKCLSGVFYVLTALSLVKKPKSAGEKLRVTVHAASGQGSFGSGKFMTTIKLGEEKFRTGLKKTASLIWEESAEFSSWSTSSDDQQNIALKLRKAKKCTERTVGTVTINVKEALETNLHLPVKRRYLVTPSDKQQKDRVFLEVSVAVAVDEGKKPSEQETAGKPRSFFKRRKAGTNSLISGKPREGEAASSSVPSEPQQDDSTASTNAQAAAPPAEINPHCREQISAITSLYEQLTAKQTSSADLLTYVDGLRAKLAVAAPHVLDNVVVKNMAANVADATHYELPDMAGESLEGLGKILTVVQRLDKEEDARLHFIQKWYVDEICRQAMEEAPEVLEGG, from the exons ATGAGTCGAGTGGCAGACAAATGCCTGAGTGGCGTATTTTACGTCCTGACGGCGCTATCACTTGTGAAAAAGCCCAAGTCAGCAGGGGAAAAGCTAAGAGTCACGGTCCACGCAGCAAGTGGCCAGGGTAGTTTTGGTTCCGGCAAGTTCATGACAACAATTAAGTTGGGCGAGGAGAAGTTCCGAACTGGACTGAAGAAGACGGCATCTCTGATATGGGAGGAGTCAGCTGAGTTCTCATCTTGGTCCACATCTTCTGATGATCAACAAAATATTGCACTGAAGCTGAGGAAGGCAAAGAAGTGTACCGAGCGAACGGTTGGAACCGTCACCATCAACGTGAAGGAAGCTCTGGAGACCAACCTCCACCTGCCGGTCAAGAGGCGCTATTTGGTGACACCTAGCGACAAGCAGCAGAAGGACAGGGTATTCCTGGAGGTCTCTGTGGCTGTTGCAGTTGATGAGGGGAAGAAGCCGAGTGAGCAAGAAACTGCAG GCAAGCCCCGCTCTTTTTTCAAGCGCCGTAAAGCCGGTACCAACTCTCTAATCTCTGGAAAGCCCAGAGAAGGAGAGGCTGCTTCCTCATCAGTTCCGAGCGAACCCCAGCAGGATGATTCCACTGCGTCCACGAACGCACAGGCAGCGGCGCCACCTGCCGAGATCAATCCACACTGTAGGGAGCAGATCTCCGCCATCACCAGCCTGTATGAGCAGCTGACAGCGAAGCAGACATCCTCGGCGGACTTGCTGACGTACGTCGACGGTCTCCGCGCCAAACTGGCTGTAGCGGCGCCGCACGTGTTGGACAATGTGGTGGTTAAGAACATGGCGGCAAACGTTGCAGACGCCACACACTATGAACTACCAGACATGGCCGGTGAGAGTCTGGAGGGGCTTGGGAAGATTTTGACGGTTGTGCAGAGGTTGGACAAAGAGGAAGACGCGCGGCTCCATTTCATCCAGAAATGGTATGTCGATGAAATTTGTCGGCAGGCGATGGAGGAGGCACCCGAAGTGCTGGAAGGCGGCtaa